The stretch of DNA CACGGCCTGCTGAACCGTTCAATTCCAAATCTGATCGACGAGCCGGTGGTGCATTTCACCCGGTCTGGTGGTTCCCAACCACCAGACCGGAATTGCTCCCCGCTCACCTTTTCTAAGCTATTGAAATCACGGCTCTCTCCCACGCTGCCCCAGTGGCATGTGTGTTGCTGTTACTGAACAGCAAGCACGGCACATGGCATCAACCATCGGCAGAACCATCAAGGAGGGGATCATGGGAGAATTTAAATCGGGGTTCTTCATGAGTGAGTCCGCCTGCAACGGTCGGGTGCTCGTCGTCGACGATGAGCCGGACATTCGCAAAGTCGTCCGAATGACCTTGCAGAAAGCCGGCTATGAAGTGATCGAGGCAGAAAACGGGGAAAAGGCCATTGAAGCCATCAACACCGGAGAAAACCGGCTGCTGCTGGACGTCCTCATCTGCGACATCCGCATGCCGAAGATTAACGGGGTTGAGGCCATTGCCTACTTCCAGCAGGAATGGCCGCGGGTGCCAATCATTGTCCTGACCGGCTTTCCCGACACCGATATGGCGACCTCGTTCTTACGGAGCGGCGTCGTCGACTACCTCGTGAAACCGGTCGAGGGAGAAAAGCTACGCACGGCCGTGGCCAGGGCCATGGAGCAGCGTGAACTGGCCCAACTCTAGTGACCACCCATGTCGACAAGCGGCGACACACCCTCCACGTCGGGGAGGCATCCCAGACCTCCCCGACGGCAAGGTGCGAGTGGGTGAGGCTCGCCATCGGACCGGACCTCGCAATACACCACGGGATGCGGCTATGACACTCTGTGCGACGAGAATTGCCATCATCGGCGCCGGAAAAGGCGGGATCGCGCTGCTGGATCTCATCCACCAAATCCCGGAGGTGGAAATCGTCGGCATTGCAGATAAGGATCCGGCCGCTCCGGGACTCAAGCGGGCTCGAGACCTCAATGTGCTGGTCGCGGAACGGGTGCAAGACCTCATTCAAAACCATGGCGTCAATCTCATCATGGATGTGACCGGCGATCCGTCCATGGAACCGCTCATCCACACCATGAAGCGTCCCGGCTCCGAGGTCCTCGGCGGAGCCGCCACCAGACTGCTCTGGAAACTCGTTCAACACCAGTCGAAATTGGAAGCTGAATTGTTCCAAGCCGACAAACTGGCCGGGCTGGGCTCCTTCGCAGCCGGCATCGCGCACGACATCAATAATCCGCTACAGCTGATTCTAGGACTCGCGGAAAATTTGGAAGAGGAGCAGGACCTCGCGGTCGTCCACGAACAAGCACGCGACATCACCGAGGCCGTTAAACGCACCAGCGCTATCTGTCGCGACCTGACCCGGTACGCGAGACGCAACGGTTCCGGGGAAGAGGTCATGGTCAACCTCAATACCAAGCTGGACGAAGCGCTGCGAATCGCCCGTTACGCGGTGACGCTCCAGGACGTGACCGTTGTCAAACGCTATACGGAAGAAGCCAGCGTGATGGGGAACCCAGACGAACTGCTGCACGTCTTCGTCAATTTAATCACGAATGCAGTCCAAGCCATCATCGATCACGGCACATTGACGATTCACACCACCGTCGAACCGGATGGACGGGTCAGCGCCTCAGTCAGCGATACCGGATGCGGCATTCCTAAGGAAGCCTTCTCGAAAATCTTTGAGCCGCTCTACACCACCAAGCCCCCCGGGAAAGGCACGGGGTTGGGATTGTACAATGTGATGTCGGTGATCTCGAAAATGGAAGGTCACATTTGCGTCGAAAGCGAGGTGGGCGTCGGCACGACCTTCCGGATCGAATTTCCACAGGTTCAGCCGACCATATCATGCGCGCCCCTATGACGACCACATCGCGCCCTCTCTCAAACGCCCTTGGGTGGGGACTGAAACGCAAGCTCATCGTATCGATGCTGATGGTCGGCGTGGTCCCGCTCCTGCTCGGCCTCACCATGGCCTTCCTGCAAGGCTCGAAAGAAATCCAGGTCGTCAGCGGGGAAAGCTTCCAGGCGCTGGCCACGGAGGCCGCCCGCAAATTGGACCTCCTCGTGGCAGAGGAAGTGGCCAGAACCTCTCGCATCGCGGGCCACCCGGATATCGTGCGCGCGCTGGAACACCGACGCGATACGCTCCACGCCTCCGGCAAGGACGCTGCACTTCCTGCTCTCATCCAGCAACGGGCGCACTGGGCGGCACGGGACCCGGCCGCCGTCAAAGCGATGACGGGAAATTCCACCGCCCTCCTCTTGCAGGGTTTTTATGCCGGCTCGCAGAGCGAACCAGACCAGCTCCTGCCGCAGGTTGTACGCGCCGCCACCAAGATGCTGTTCATCACGGATGTGCAGGGCAACCTGTTTGCGGCGCTGACGACCAAGCCCAATTTCTCCCATGCCGACCGTGCCTGGTGGAAAGGCACCTTCAATAAGGGAGTCGGCCAGCTCTACATCGAGGATCTCCATTTCGACGAACAGGCCAATGCCTATGTCTTCAGCATTTCCCTCCCGATCATGGATAGCCTCCGGTACGAAGTGGTGGGCGTGCTCCACCGCGTCATCGATGCTAAGGAGTTCTTCTCTCCTTCGACTCATCCCATTCGGTTCGGAAAAACCGGCCATGTGATGCTCATCGATAGCAGAGGCATGGTCCTCAGCTGCCCGATCCTGCCGACCGGCGTTCAGCTTTCAAGCGCATCGTTGATTCCCCAAGTGACGGTACGCCAACCGGGATGGGTCACTGCCGACAGCGACGGGCACGGCGGCCAAGGCACCGCCATCATAGGGTTCGCGCCCCTTCCCGAGACCAGCCGTGCCACAAACGGCTCGCTCGAAAACGGCGCCTGGCACACCTTTGTCTGGCAATCCTCCGACGAGCTGTTCGCACCGATCCGGCATCTCATGATGTGGATGATGGTTCTCGCCGGAATCGCGCTCGGCCTGCTCGCCACACTGGGCTATTTCGCCGCCAGCCGGATCGTGACGCCGGTCAGGCGCCTACAGGAAGCCGCACGCCTCATCGGACGAGGAGAACTGCAGGAGCCGATCCAGATCCACACGGGAGATGAGCTGGAAGAGCTGGCGGTCGAATTCAACCGTATGAACACGCAACTCGAAGCCGCCTTCGCCGGATTAAATACCCAGGTGGAAGAAAAGACGCAGGAAGTGCAATACCTTCAAAAGTCCACGGATCAGGTGCTCGACGCAGTGCCAACGCCGATCATCATGATCGATCAGCAAGGCCTCATCCAGTATATGAATCGAGCCTCTCACGAAGCCTTCCATACCCAGGAGCAGACCTGGTCAGGCCGCCCGCTCTTCGATGTGCTTCCCCTGGACGACGAGCATCTCCAAGCGTTACGGCGGGACCTGCGGCTCGTTGAAGAACATGGCGTGACGGCGCTCGCTCGCCCCGATCAAGATCCCGCCGTCAAAGAAGCGCGCGATCCTCTCAATCAGACACGCAACCAAGCCTCCTCAGGCCGGCGCGAATTGCGGCTCGGGTCACACCTGTATCACTACGAATGGTTCCCGCTGGAAGGCCGGAGCGGAGCGGGCAAGCGATTCGGACTCGTACTGCGCGATACCACCGATGAGAGTCGGCTGCAGGACCAGTTGATCCAAGCCGAAAAGTCCGGCAGCCTCGATATATTGACTGCCGGCATCGGCCACGAACTGAATAACCCGTTATTCGGCATTCTCGGCCTTGGGGAGGCGATCCAGGAAGAAGAAGATCTGGCCCGCGCCAAGGGTTATGCGCAAGACATCGTCGGCCATGGCCGGAAGATGGCAGCCATTATTCGGGACTTCACCGGAGTCGCGACCCGCGAATCGAAGAGCCAACGCGTGCCGGTGGATGTGACCGCCCAATTAGAGCAGGCGTTGGCCATTGCACAAACCTCCCACGAATGCCTGGGCCTCAACGTCCAGAAACATTACGTGGCGGTGTCGCCTGTGACGGCGCTTCCCGACCAGCTTCGACTGGCGTTTCTCAACGTCCTCACCAATGCCATTCAAGCCATGAACGGGCGGGGCGACCTCTGGTTAACCACAGAGGAACAGGGCGAACTGATCACAATCACAATCCGGGACAACGGGCCCGGCATTCCCAAGCAACATCTCGGCAAAGTCTTCGATCCCTTCTATACCACCAAGGGACAGGGCGAAGGATCGGGACTGGGACTCACCGTCGCGCAGCGGCTGATCAAGAAATTCGGCGGCGAGATTCGGCTGGCGAGTTCGGAGGGCCAGGGCACAACCTGTGTCATCACCCTGCCGGCGGACAAGGCCGGGGTACGGAAGGAGGAGCCATGCGTCTCATCCTAACTCTCATTCGGGCGCGGCCGTTGTGGCTCGCACTGGCCCTGGCCTGTGCCTCGACCTATTCGTTGCAGGCGAAGGATGTCGCGCCGCCCGCGGGTATTCCCCCGGAAAAAGTGGCGGACTTCGTGCACGCGGTCCTAGATGCCGACCGGACGATCTATACGAATCAGGTCGTCAACCGGATGCAGGCCAAGGGTATCGTGTCCGCCGTGGAGCATTGGGAAAACGAAAATGCCCTGCCGCTTCCCGCTCAATTCCTTCAGCATTCGGGCAAACTCGTCGCGGAGTCCGGACGAGGGATTCGGTACCGACTCATCAGCCTCTGGCCCATCTACCAACGGAATGCTCCGGCCACCGACCTAGAACGTCGGGCCCTGGAAAGTTTTTCGCAGACCCCCGATCGTCCGTTTACTGGCATCGTGGCGAGTGGACGCAAACAGTACTTTCAAGCCATCTATTCCGATCGGGCCATCTCAGACGCCTGTGTGAAGTGTCACAACAGCCACCCGTTAAGCCCCAAGCACGACTTCACGTTGAACGATGTGATGGGAGGCATGACGATCACCATTCCCCTCGACTGATAGAGATGGCGAGTCAGCAGCTGATTACGATGCGGCAGGCGGGACAGGAAGGTGCTGCTGATATTCGTCTCGGTAGATCTGCAAGGCGGTCAAGAACAGTCCAACCAGGATCGGCCCCAGAAACAATCCGAGGATTCCATAGACCGCCAGCCCGCCCAGCACACTGAAGGTCAGCGGCAATACGGGGATTTGTGCCCCCTGCCCGATGAACAGCGGCTTGAGGATCTGATCGATCGTGGACACGACCCCGATCCCCCAGGCCAGCATCACGAGCCCCTTGCCCACCGCACCGACCCACAGGAAGTACAAGGCCACCGGCCCCCAGATGAGCGCCGTGCCGCCAAACGGAAGTGGAGCCAGGAGAATCGTCAGCGCCATCAATACCATCGGAAACGGTACGCCCAGCACCGCGTAGGCTGCTCCGGCCAGGAGGCCCTGGGCGATCGCAGTCAGCACAATCCCTTTCACCACGGCACGAATGGTCTGATCCAAGCGAGCCAGAATCTTGTCCTTGTGCGAGGCTTCCAGCGGAATCAGCGCATATAACGACGCCAGCCACTGTCGGCCGTCTTTAAAGAAGAAAAACAGCGTAAACATCATGACGAGAAAGTCGGCGACCAGCATAAAGATGTCCCGCACGAGATCGCTCAACTCACCCACGATGAACTTACTGAAGGTCTTGGCACTCGACAGCACAAATTGTTCGATGTCACTTTCCCGTCCCGAGATCCGTTCCAGCCACTCTCTCGCCACACTGCCTCCCGGCAGTCCGGACAGGCGATCGGGTAACTGTTGGACACCGCCGGACGCAATCCATTCACGCACCGCGCGTTCCGCCGATCCGGCTTCCTTGACCAACATCACGCTCAAGACAACCAGGGGCACCACCACCAGCGCCAACGCAGCCAATGTCAGGAGCACAGCTGAAGGCGATTCCCGCCCTCCGAGCCAGGCGGAGAGCCGGATGTGTAGCGGGAAACAGAGATGCGCCAGAATCACTGCCCAGAGGACGGGAAACACGAACGGGCGAAACATCAGCCCCATCTGATAGAACAGTGCGAGCAGAACGCCAAAAAAGCAGACCGCAAAAATCTGTTGTCGATTCATAGTCGTGGAGAGTGAACGCGTTGCCACCGTTGATAGCAGAACCTGCCCGGGATGTCACGCATCGGTCCGACGATCATCGTGCCCGAGCAGAACACTACCGCCAGGCTGGGAGGGGCTCCTACGAGACCAGTGGGCGCACACAGGGTGCGCGGCTTCAGGCTGGGAACGTGAGCGGTCAGGCGTTTTCGCCGAGCAT from Nitrospira sp. encodes:
- a CDS encoding AI-2E family transporter; translation: MNRQQIFAVCFFGVLLALFYQMGLMFRPFVFPVLWAVILAHLCFPLHIRLSAWLGGRESPSAVLLTLAALALVVVPLVVLSVMLVKEAGSAERAVREWIASGGVQQLPDRLSGLPGGSVAREWLERISGRESDIEQFVLSSAKTFSKFIVGELSDLVRDIFMLVADFLVMMFTLFFFFKDGRQWLASLYALIPLEASHKDKILARLDQTIRAVVKGIVLTAIAQGLLAGAAYAVLGVPFPMVLMALTILLAPLPFGGTALIWGPVALYFLWVGAVGKGLVMLAWGIGVVSTIDQILKPLFIGQGAQIPVLPLTFSVLGGLAVYGILGLFLGPILVGLFLTALQIYRDEYQQHLPVPPAAS
- a CDS encoding ATP-binding protein, producing MTLCATRIAIIGAGKGGIALLDLIHQIPEVEIVGIADKDPAAPGLKRARDLNVLVAERVQDLIQNHGVNLIMDVTGDPSMEPLIHTMKRPGSEVLGGAATRLLWKLVQHQSKLEAELFQADKLAGLGSFAAGIAHDINNPLQLILGLAENLEEEQDLAVVHEQARDITEAVKRTSAICRDLTRYARRNGSGEEVMVNLNTKLDEALRIARYAVTLQDVTVVKRYTEEASVMGNPDELLHVFVNLITNAVQAIIDHGTLTIHTTVEPDGRVSASVSDTGCGIPKEAFSKIFEPLYTTKPPGKGTGLGLYNVMSVISKMEGHICVESEVGVGTTFRIEFPQVQPTISCAPL
- a CDS encoding ATP-binding protein encodes the protein MTTTSRPLSNALGWGLKRKLIVSMLMVGVVPLLLGLTMAFLQGSKEIQVVSGESFQALATEAARKLDLLVAEEVARTSRIAGHPDIVRALEHRRDTLHASGKDAALPALIQQRAHWAARDPAAVKAMTGNSTALLLQGFYAGSQSEPDQLLPQVVRAATKMLFITDVQGNLFAALTTKPNFSHADRAWWKGTFNKGVGQLYIEDLHFDEQANAYVFSISLPIMDSLRYEVVGVLHRVIDAKEFFSPSTHPIRFGKTGHVMLIDSRGMVLSCPILPTGVQLSSASLIPQVTVRQPGWVTADSDGHGGQGTAIIGFAPLPETSRATNGSLENGAWHTFVWQSSDELFAPIRHLMMWMMVLAGIALGLLATLGYFAASRIVTPVRRLQEAARLIGRGELQEPIQIHTGDELEELAVEFNRMNTQLEAAFAGLNTQVEEKTQEVQYLQKSTDQVLDAVPTPIIMIDQQGLIQYMNRASHEAFHTQEQTWSGRPLFDVLPLDDEHLQALRRDLRLVEEHGVTALARPDQDPAVKEARDPLNQTRNQASSGRRELRLGSHLYHYEWFPLEGRSGAGKRFGLVLRDTTDESRLQDQLIQAEKSGSLDILTAGIGHELNNPLFGILGLGEAIQEEEDLARAKGYAQDIVGHGRKMAAIIRDFTGVATRESKSQRVPVDVTAQLEQALAIAQTSHECLGLNVQKHYVAVSPVTALPDQLRLAFLNVLTNAIQAMNGRGDLWLTTEEQGELITITIRDNGPGIPKQHLGKVFDPFYTTKGQGEGSGLGLTVAQRLIKKFGGEIRLASSEGQGTTCVITLPADKAGVRKEEPCVSS
- a CDS encoding response regulator, translating into MGEFKSGFFMSESACNGRVLVVDDEPDIRKVVRMTLQKAGYEVIEAENGEKAIEAINTGENRLLLDVLICDIRMPKINGVEAIAYFQQEWPRVPIIVLTGFPDTDMATSFLRSGVVDYLVKPVEGEKLRTAVARAMEQRELAQL
- a CDS encoding DUF3365 domain-containing protein: MRLILTLIRARPLWLALALACASTYSLQAKDVAPPAGIPPEKVADFVHAVLDADRTIYTNQVVNRMQAKGIVSAVEHWENENALPLPAQFLQHSGKLVAESGRGIRYRLISLWPIYQRNAPATDLERRALESFSQTPDRPFTGIVASGRKQYFQAIYSDRAISDACVKCHNSHPLSPKHDFTLNDVMGGMTITIPLD